The following proteins come from a genomic window of Gallalistipes aquisgranensis:
- the ruvB gene encoding Holliday junction branch migration DNA helicase RuvB has protein sequence MSESNKILRGTETDLEFENKIRPQELDSFNGQDKIIENLRIFIKAALMRGEALDHVLLHGPPGLGKTTLAGIISNEMGGTLRVSSGPVLDKPGDLAGLLTNLNPGDVLFIDEIHRLSPIVEEYLYSAMEDYKIDIVLDKGPSARSIQIELNPFTLIGATTRSGLLTSPLRARFGIQCHLEYYDTRTLAGIIHRSASILNIPIDGEASREIALRSRGTPRIANSLLRRVRDFAMVKGDGRIDLDITRFALGALNIDARGLDRMDHKILSTIIHKFNGGPVGINTIATAVGEEGGTIEEVYEPFLIKEGFLKRTPRGREVTELAYTHLGIVPPAQEGTLF, from the coding sequence ATGAGTGAAAGCAACAAGATATTGCGCGGGACCGAAACCGATCTGGAATTCGAAAACAAAATCCGTCCGCAGGAACTCGACAGTTTCAACGGCCAGGACAAGATCATCGAAAACCTGCGGATCTTCATCAAGGCGGCCCTGATGCGCGGCGAGGCGCTCGACCACGTCCTGCTGCACGGCCCCCCGGGCCTGGGCAAGACCACCCTGGCAGGCATCATCAGCAACGAAATGGGCGGCACGCTCCGCGTCTCTTCGGGCCCCGTACTGGACAAGCCGGGCGACCTGGCGGGCCTGCTCACCAACCTCAATCCGGGCGACGTACTCTTCATCGACGAAATCCACCGGCTGAGCCCGATCGTGGAGGAGTACCTCTATTCGGCCATGGAGGACTACAAGATCGACATCGTGCTGGACAAGGGGCCCAGCGCCCGTTCGATCCAGATCGAACTGAACCCCTTCACGCTGATCGGCGCCACCACCCGAAGCGGTCTGCTCACCAGTCCGCTGAGAGCACGGTTCGGCATCCAGTGCCACCTGGAATACTACGACACCCGCACGTTGGCGGGCATTATCCACCGTTCGGCCTCCATTCTGAACATCCCGATCGACGGGGAGGCCTCCCGCGAAATCGCCCTCCGCAGCCGGGGCACGCCCCGGATCGCCAATTCGCTGCTGCGCCGCGTAAGGGATTTTGCCATGGTCAAGGGAGACGGACGGATCGACCTGGATATCACCCGTTTCGCACTGGGCGCACTCAACATCGACGCCCGGGGGCTCGACAGGATGGACCACAAAATCCTCTCGACCATCATCCACAAGTTCAACGGCGGTCCGGTGGGAATCAATACCATCGCCACGGCGGTGGGCGAGGAGGGGGGCACGATCGAAGAGGTCTACGAACCGTTCCTCATCAAGGAGGGATTTTTGAAGCGGACGCCCCGGGGACGCGAAGTGACCGAACTAGCCTACACGCATCTGGGCATCGTTCCTCCCGCCCAGGAAGGGACCCTGTTCTGA
- a CDS encoding TonB-dependent receptor — MKRTFLLLLFTVLTYSASAQTATLRGRVLSATDSTALAGATVMTPGGSVNTMCDAQGLFSLGKVPRSTRTIQIVFLGYATAEITVAIKSATLDLGNIYLKENTNQIDAVVVQSEAPMSIQKTDTTQFNAAAFKTTPDADADELLMKMPGVVIQNGRVEAQGEPIRKIYVDGRLFFGTDPMAALKNLPADAIESIQIFDEQSEQSRLIGFDDGNSQKAINIVTKAKDGKSTLFKGEGSGGTDLDDNNRKFRYLTGGNFSRFTPAQRITVTALANNVNTMKFGQNELADEVKVDNNGNLRNQPMGVQRITGIGTNYSAETKKIRFSGNYFYDNNRNELENLSENDYFPDPRGLFQSKHVTNRNNSLTTNHNNRLNFRLEWRINANNTFILSPRINIQKNNRMEQGRSLTLQSKESGLPLDSANRNTTDYLTDNFNYSIAGNATFAHRFPSKKGRSISANLTYNFSNRSQDRLQHDLERASYKKNKQNEYYWAPSSNPIDRLTDQVTTSNLLRLRLTYAEPFAKRHRILFNYVMSRDWGATDKQAYSNRYKKEPEHIPEYSIRDSSQCNSMNRDYSTFGGGFGYAYYSKKYTLNTSVDFQSIRQQREEIEPRPDKRSQSFFDVQPTLTFRYSLEKSRYLKIQYRGRTVLPRIDQMQNYVNNNSPTNVRVGNPDLKEGYQHTLDIFYNGSNVRKSRNLTITINAMTRSNIVANSTEVMPRDTLIYPSAEKTPGTGVMVEEGAFVRRYVNLNGYVAIRTSGTYSMAVKPIRSNVNLSMNYNFIRTPSVYTYLNYANIHSGGVRVGITSNISENVDFNFYSNTVFNYTRNSAKDNVSFLNQNLYYSMSVILPLGFTFNTLATWKYYTSSSSTDFTSSFFLLDVGIGKKVFRHRNGEFRITAFDLLNQNRNLLHYVYDDRVNDVRTNTLGRYILARFSYRFNSMVHGKKRAPKLPAGENFQEIDLKDLKKMSNLPKNSSGKPAKK; from the coding sequence ACCTTTCTCCTGTTACTGTTCACTGTATTGACGTACTCCGCCTCCGCACAAACCGCCACCCTGCGGGGGCGTGTTCTGTCGGCGACGGACAGTACGGCGCTCGCGGGGGCCACGGTCATGACCCCGGGAGGAAGCGTCAACACCATGTGCGACGCGCAGGGCCTCTTTTCGCTGGGGAAAGTCCCCCGTTCGACCCGGACGATCCAGATCGTCTTTCTGGGATATGCCACGGCAGAGATTACGGTCGCCATCAAATCGGCGACGCTCGACCTGGGAAATATCTACCTGAAGGAGAACACCAACCAGATAGATGCCGTCGTAGTGCAGAGCGAAGCTCCGATGTCGATCCAGAAGACGGACACCACCCAGTTCAACGCGGCCGCATTCAAAACCACGCCCGACGCCGATGCTGACGAACTGCTGATGAAGATGCCGGGCGTCGTGATCCAGAACGGCCGGGTGGAGGCGCAGGGCGAACCGATCCGCAAAATCTACGTGGACGGACGGCTCTTCTTCGGCACCGACCCGATGGCAGCACTGAAAAACCTGCCTGCGGACGCCATCGAAAGCATCCAGATTTTCGACGAACAGAGCGAGCAGTCCCGCCTGATCGGATTCGACGACGGCAACAGCCAGAAAGCGATCAACATCGTCACCAAAGCCAAAGACGGGAAAAGCACCCTGTTCAAAGGAGAAGGATCGGGAGGAACCGACCTGGACGACAACAACCGCAAATTCCGCTACCTGACCGGCGGCAACTTTTCCCGGTTCACGCCCGCACAGCGGATTACCGTCACGGCGCTGGCAAACAACGTCAACACCATGAAATTCGGCCAGAACGAACTGGCCGACGAAGTGAAGGTGGACAACAACGGCAACCTGAGAAACCAGCCGATGGGCGTACAGCGCATCACAGGCATCGGTACGAACTACTCGGCCGAAACGAAAAAAATCCGCTTTTCGGGCAACTATTTCTACGACAACAACCGCAACGAGTTGGAAAACCTCAGTGAAAACGACTATTTTCCCGATCCTCGAGGCCTTTTCCAGAGCAAACACGTCACGAACCGCAACAATTCCCTCACCACCAACCACAACAACCGTCTTAACTTCCGGCTGGAGTGGAGGATCAACGCCAACAACACCTTCATCCTTTCGCCGCGGATCAACATCCAGAAAAACAACCGCATGGAACAGGGCCGGTCGCTCACCCTGCAAAGCAAGGAGTCCGGTCTCCCGCTCGACTCGGCCAACCGCAACACCACCGATTACCTGACCGACAATTTCAACTATTCGATCGCGGGCAACGCGACCTTCGCCCACCGGTTCCCCTCGAAAAAAGGCCGTTCCATCTCGGCCAACCTCACCTACAACTTCAGCAACCGGAGCCAGGACCGTCTGCAGCACGACCTGGAGCGGGCCAGCTACAAAAAGAACAAACAGAACGAATATTACTGGGCCCCGAGCAGCAACCCGATCGATCGTCTGACCGACCAGGTCACCACGAGCAACCTGCTCCGGCTACGGCTCACCTACGCGGAACCGTTCGCCAAACGGCACCGCATCCTCTTCAACTATGTGATGAGCCGGGACTGGGGAGCCACCGACAAACAGGCATACAGCAACCGCTACAAAAAGGAGCCGGAACACATTCCCGAATACAGCATCCGGGACTCCTCCCAGTGCAACAGCATGAACCGCGATTACAGCACGTTCGGAGGCGGATTCGGGTACGCCTATTACAGCAAGAAATACACGCTGAACACCTCGGTCGATTTCCAGAGCATCCGCCAGCAGCGGGAGGAGATCGAACCCCGGCCCGACAAAAGGAGCCAGTCGTTTTTCGACGTCCAGCCCACGCTGACGTTCCGCTATTCGCTGGAGAAAAGCCGCTACCTGAAGATACAGTACAGAGGACGCACCGTTCTGCCGCGCATCGACCAGATGCAGAATTACGTCAACAACAACTCGCCCACCAACGTCCGGGTCGGAAATCCCGATCTGAAAGAGGGTTACCAGCACACGCTGGACATCTTCTACAACGGCTCGAATGTCCGTAAGTCGAGAAACCTCACCATCACGATCAACGCCATGACCCGCTCCAACATCGTGGCCAACAGCACGGAGGTGATGCCCCGCGACACGCTGATCTATCCTTCGGCCGAAAAAACGCCCGGCACCGGGGTCATGGTAGAGGAAGGTGCGTTCGTCCGCCGCTACGTGAACCTGAACGGATACGTGGCCATCCGCACCTCGGGCACGTACAGCATGGCCGTGAAGCCCATCCGCAGCAACGTCAACCTCTCGATGAACTACAACTTCATCCGCACCCCCTCCGTCTACACCTACCTCAACTACGCGAACATCCATTCGGGCGGAGTACGCGTCGGCATCACCAGCAATATTTCGGAGAACGTGGATTTCAACTTCTACTCCAACACGGTCTTCAACTACACCCGCAACTCGGCCAAGGACAACGTGTCGTTTCTCAACCAGAACCTCTACTACTCGATGAGCGTCATCCTGCCGCTCGGGTTCACGTTCAACACGCTGGCCACCTGGAAATACTACACCAGCTCCAGTTCGACCGACTTCACCAGTTCGTTTTTCCTGCTCGACGTAGGGATCGGCAAGAAGGTGTTCCGCCACCGGAACGGCGAATTCCGCATCACGGCTTTCGACCTGCTGAACCAGAACCGCAACCTGCTGCACTACGTCTACGACGATCGCGTGAACGACGTGCGGACCAACACGCTGGGCCGCTACATTCTCGCCCGGTTCTCCTATCGCTTCAACTCCATGGTACACGGGAAGAAACGGGCACCGAAACTCCCGGCCGGAGAAAATTTTCAGGAGATCGACCTGAAGGATTTGAAAAAAATGAGTAATTTGCCGAAAAATTCGTCCGGAAAACCTGCGAAAAAGTGA